GGATCAAAGTGTATGACAGTGTCTGCGCCTACCAAATTTAGTCCTGTTCCACCAGCCTTTAATGAAATCAAAAAGACATCCGAGTCACCTTTGTTGAAGGCTTTGACTAATTTTCCTCTATCTTCTGTCTTAGTCTGTCCGTCCAAATACAAGTATGAAATTTTTTCTCTTTTTAAATTATCTTCTATAAGCTTAAGTGCTGTCGTAAATTGAGAAAAAATCAGAGCCCTGTGTCCGCTTTCTTTCAATTCTTGAATCAGTTCCATCAAAAGCTCCATCTTGCCGCTGGTGCCTTTGTAATTTTCTACAAACATTGATGGATGGCAGCATATCTGCCTTAACCTCGTTAAAGCAGTTATTATCTTTATCTGGCTCCTTTCAAAGCCTTTACTTCGTATCTCCTCTGCTATTTCAGTCTTTGCATTCTCCAGATACGCCATGTAAAGCTCCTTTTGCTCCTTTGTAAGCTCAGCAAATGACGTCGTCTCTATCTTTTGTGGCAGTTCTTTTAAAACATCCTTTTTTAACCTTCTCAATATAAATGGTCTTATATGCTTGCTTAAGTCGTTAAGCGCCTCCTCATTTTTATATCTCACGATTGGCTTCTCATACTTCTCCACAAATTTTCTGTGGGACAAAAGGTATCCGGGCATTAAGAAGTCAAATATAGACCACAATTCCGTCAAAGAATTTTCTATAGGTGTACCAGTCAGCGCAAAATATCCTTTAGCTTTTATCCTTTTGACAGATTCTGCATTTTGGGACTTTGGATTTTTTATATGCTGCGCTTCATCCAAAATGCAATAGCTAAATTCAATATTTTCATAGCTTTCTATATCCCTTCTAATCAACGGATATGAAGTTATGACGACGTCAGATTCCTCTACACTTTTAATAAGACTTCCTCTTTCACTTTTGCTGCCAGATACCACTAAAGTCTTTAGAGATGGCGCAAACTTTTGTATTTCACTTTCCCAATTGTAGATAAGAGTTGTCGGACAAATGACTATTGCAGGTTCTTTATGCTTTTCTTTTTCATCCAGCAAAAATGCTATAGTCTGTATCGTCTTTCCTAATCCCATGTCATCTGCCAGTATTCCACCAAAACCATACGATGACAATGTTTTAAGCCATTTAAACCCGACTTCCTGATATTTTCTCAGGACACCATTTAACTTCTTAGGCACTTCAAATTCAGTATCCATTGGATTTTTTATGGCTTTGACTAAACTATCTAATTTTTCATCCTTATCAATCTTTAATCGATCACTTTCAAGTTTTTCATCAATATAAAGGGCTTTGTATTTTGGAATCTTTACAATTTCTTTCTTTAAATCTTTGCTACTTAAGTCCAATGAATCGATGAAATTTGCTATTTTCACCAATTCATCATCAATAGGCAGAAAAGAACCATCAGGCAGCTTGAAAAATTTCTTCTTCATTTTTATCGAATCAAATATCTTTGGAATGAGATCTCTATCTATATCATCAATAGAAAAGCTAAATCCCAATAAATCATCGTCTTGAATCCTAATGCTGCTGCTATACGATCTTTTGTAGAATTTCATCCTTTTAAATGATTCAGAATAGTACACATCAGCGTATTTTTGAAGCACTGGCAAATAATTTGATACAAAGTTAAATATGGAGTCTTCATCGTCTAAGTAAACCGATTTATCTTTTACCTTAAATTCACACTTTTCAAAGATATC
The nucleotide sequence above comes from Thermoanaerobacterium sp. CMT5567-10. Encoded proteins:
- a CDS encoding DEAD/DEAH box helicase; its protein translation is MVVMIQLTDAEIKNRCENDSVYRKGLEYYLSGRIHNFTYNKAGTVFQAFVMGTSLYRVMIQKYHGELYTSCTCPAKARFDGDCKHIAAVLMYIKNNQAEIEDSLKNKVAYDLFEEFEKREYIPDELKQPVNIEVTLESYQMNTSLSLRMGIDKLYVVKSIKKFFDDIDEGMVVEFGKGFSFDPSVNTFKEEDMKLIRFLREIYEIDKINTENSYYRVDSVISGKCVRLTPSNLEKFIEVMRGSRFNLVLDGKTYYDVDVVFDDLPISFKLEKGNNDKNIRLTVEGIEKVKALDSRGNFFVYDGKIYKISDKQRFALAPFYNVYITNNTNSVVFTEKDKQKFAEVILPNMDKAGNVVIDDDVKSEFYSEPLVTKIYLDKEGERITADINFTYGEYNINLYDDTKTKINHDCILVRDEAAEKRILDIFEKCEFKVKDKSVYLDDEDSIFNFVSNYLPVLQKYADVYYSESFKRMKFYKRSYSSSIRIQDDDLLGFSFSIDDIDRDLIPKIFDSIKMKKKFFKLPDGSFLPIDDELVKIANFIDSLDLSSKDLKKEIVKIPKYKALYIDEKLESDRLKIDKDEKLDSLVKAIKNPMDTEFEVPKKLNGVLRKYQEVGFKWLKTLSSYGFGGILADDMGLGKTIQTIAFLLDEKEKHKEPAIVICPTTLIYNWESEIQKFAPSLKTLVVSGSKSERGSLIKSVEESDVVITSYPLIRRDIESYENIEFSYCILDEAQHIKNPKSQNAESVKRIKAKGYFALTGTPIENSLTELWSIFDFLMPGYLLSHRKFVEKYEKPIVRYKNEEALNDLSKHIRPFILRRLKKDVLKELPQKIETTSFAELTKEQKELYMAYLENAKTEIAEEIRSKGFERSQIKIITALTRLRQICCHPSMFVENYKGTSGKMELLMELIQELKESGHRALIFSQFTTALKLIEDNLKREKISYLYLDGQTKTEDRGKLVKAFNKGDSDVFLISLKAGGTGLNLVGADTVIHFDPWWNPAIEDQATDRAHRIGQVNTVQVIKLITQGTIEEKIVKLQEKKKEIINSVINPGETFITKLSEEEVKELFAM